One window from the genome of Hydra vulgaris chromosome 02, alternate assembly HydraT2T_AEP encodes:
- the LOC136075922 gene encoding probable ATP-dependent helicase PF08_0048 produces the protein MEVVTDIGAATAQTIVNAQAACKTYAQVTTNNNYINDHKSLKNTLLCKVQTKVSDNDFLLAIEEAGYDKYLFGYQQIRNGSVIEIVMKNDLIKHTILEKGININGVKHPFYPSTPNRNINKRVTISILGLPIEESNFPAGKYLEELGYGRHLRTKPLLRSTPKNKTPYYSGIIVVIMDNLQKPIPRFINLNGYEVRAIYNGQEDVGRPQKKYTTNQQKDPNDYNKPSNNNRLDTTYVEIENPNHIIINESTVIENEVNKYKEKVQTQTLETATESQLKTNLERRTTNDLDTSKTNEVKKVADKINEQDSEEEDSLKDDNEDDDNSNDGDDSEDRNDYKDKDDSKDDDGKNDDDDSKDGNESKDNDDSKDNDENSDGDGSKDDDDRKDGNPSKDKDNSKDDIDSKYKDDSKDDNNSKVNADSQDDHDCNDNNSNNESSEDECEVPDEFLKLYHLDKVDYNWKHFKKFDRLNCSEEELKKFKVYKKYEWVQYERAVGMYKSFEKRTDQLIPIAFQQMDSGDMYSYNMKEFKNVNRNTEDETLRNRYIACRKAEWDQRRKEYSQFQPDHEKKQEERAIKKQIYQSKKAKLTPQAES, from the coding sequence ATGGAGGTAGTTACTGATATTGGTGCTGCTACAGCCCAAACTATTGTTAATGCACAGGCTGCTTGTAAAACCTATGCCCAAGTTACAACAAACAACAACTACATTAACGACCACAAATCCCTTAAAAATACCCTTTTGTGTAAAGTCCAAACTAAAGTTAGTGACAACGATTTTCTATTAGCTATTGAAGAGGCAGGATATGACAAATATCTATTTGGTTATCAACAAATTAGAAATGGCTCAGTTATCGAAATTGTtatgaaaaatgatttaattaaacataCAATTCTTGAAAAAGGTATCAATATCAATGGTGTAAAACATCCTTTCTACCCCTCTACCCCAAACAGGAATATCAACAAAAGAGTGACAATATCAATACTAGGTTTGCCAATAGAAGAAAGCAATTTTCCAGCTGGGAAGTACCTCGAGGAGCTGGGATATGGAAGGCACTTACGAACTAAGCCTTTACTAAGAAGTACACCTAAAAACAAAACGCCATATTATTCCGGTATTATAGTCGTGATTATGGACAACCTTCAAAAGCCAATCCCTAGATTCATTAACTTAAATGGTTATGAAGTTAGGGCAATTTACAACGGTCAAGAAGATGTGGGAAgaccacaaaaaaaatatacaactaacCAACAAAAAGATCCAAACGATTATAACAAACCATCTAATAATAATCGCTTGGACACAACTTATGTAGAAATTGAAAATCCAAATCACATTATAATAAATGAAAGCACGGTAATAGAAAAcgaagtaaataaatataaagagaaAGTACAAACACAAACATTAGAAACGGCTACAGAATCCCAACTGAAAACAAATCTCGAAAGAAGAACAACGAACGATTTGGATACAAGTAAAACCAACGAAGTCAAAAAGGTAGCAGATAAAATAAACGAACAGGATAGTGAAGAAGAGGATAGTCTCAAGGAtgataatgaagatgatgataaTAGTAATGATGGCGATGATAGTGAAGATAGGAAtgattataaagataaagatgaTAGTAAAGATGACGATGGAAAAAATGATGACGATGATAGTAAAGATGGCAATGAAAGTAAAGATAATGATGATAGTAAGGATAACGATGAAAATAGTGATGGCGATGGTAGTAAAGATGACGATGATAGGAAAGATGGCAATCCTAGTAAGGATAAAGATAATAGTAAAGATGATATTGATAGTAAATATAAAGATGATAGTAAAGatgataataatagtaaagTTAATGCTGATAGTCAAGACGACCATGAttgtaatgataataatagcaataatgaAAGTAGTGAGGACGAATGTGAAGTGCctgatgaatttttaaaattgtaccACTTAGACAAAGTGGATTATAATTggaaacattttaagaaatttgatAGACTGAACTGCAGTGAAGAAgaactgaaaaaatttaaagtgtataaaaaatatgaatggGTACAATATGAAAGAGCTGTAGGCATGTacaaatcatttgaaaaaagaacTGATCAACTTATTCCAATTGCATTTCAGCAAATGGATTCAGGTGATATGTATTCATACAACATGAAAGAATTCAAAAACGTTAATAGAAACACTGAGGATGAAACCTTAAGAAATAGATATATAGCCTGTAGAAAAGCGGAGTGGGATCAAAGGAGAAAGGAATATTCACAGTTTCAACCTGACcatgaaaaaaaacaagaagagcgtgcaattaaaaaacaaatctaccaatctaaaaaagcaaaactaacaCCACAAGCTGAAAGTTAA